The Bombus vancouverensis nearcticus chromosome 12, iyBomVanc1_principal, whole genome shotgun sequence genome contains a region encoding:
- the LOC117155489 gene encoding uncharacterized protein LOC117155489 isoform X2: protein MDSTDTDLEKKFHTEQMALIGKMHNMQWLKSNSQLSGHIKALPDGRETVNNTLKSKVNEGTQEKTEVVSTNTLSNSPELNKIDSILNKDINENNNTLNKDTSQSPLEIVDFSQKDMETVWNKDVNVTNTLFPNSQSLVMQRLDEQEVINTSLTEDIVTVQLEQFRLNEEENNKSDKLHNEADSKWDNSQHNISNLPKSDSDVDNQVNSKQCHDNNNNNEKSKSQSPLDTKTSIQKTTQKINTKRLNDQKIKKQSGSLKESWTPSKQTSKSKDDLLNLCNDNITSTSMDSKKVAVGTNPKLNDKYSKVNSYNKNLIVGKGARVKEQQFFKQHFSTFNDSGNKSRSIEGLDEKSKSVATKLKLSKNESDKKNNEIDDIKKCHKIHVTRTQSYNVHYNRNKSLIKSQQRYSKNATKPEENSYINDSSGFNNSINVSNSAENVSRKKCETQQPLVNKQISSIQSNQNVSGKGTKNSSITECNINERSLIKTNSVSNKRSYSNLTNAKNNNERNIKDDQAYNQKFKKDSNIYRRSSGIFQTFIKDVNGKMKTDDHKRNITDNNLTKDYRVNRINSADTKMRSQSEGSKITVYSHKTSNGASNIKTDALDSPAINNVQSIKSLNCFPSSTKDCTSIYTSCHTPQESQISQASCNETEVQFVKTEQEDTSNNNSNNKTSTSNSETKSVKFLDNVQEFNMAHHSVTSYSDNSMHQSKPPANSFYSDLQNTPHTNNAQQIENHQNVQNRSYFDNNNAQYNNTTSSSQNNERDLHLMDLVHQKPEQTSHMSPQSILPQNNSNPPIAMGNGLPYQNMPAVYLNHYNNAQTVPRKTADSTIIPQNILIPSTSSYSIENQNMLQTDPSNILMHNTQTSVLPPSGFHNHPITTQHNQWNLPLPDMFLFGNVINPAHSLNIPIHNSRHMCNADFNNIQQTSYLQHPLFYVPPMCMQSWNPMMQYPARLFQNPPYSNCTTFPNQALPPNNLTDSMNCSVSTSVQSNLYKHFQPIQPLENAPSFSVPVKLDNYMQSCKTNSVRMKANTVDVHMRASQYRASVPNEYQNCSQDSQLMVPFSYAVTMDPIAKNGPSNMHMQVNQKYEPRAFNSTSYQRIPETCSTYHTNQDSNNRKDDVSKNNSECIPPMVSPKECMYYGINYSRKTDTMQNSSIQSDIKSVTYNMHAVNAQHYIPHFQKNTSYHASSKELSTRLNAGRNMRKTMDQ from the exons ATGGATTCCACTGATACAGATTtagaaaagaaatttcataCAGAGCAGATGGCCTTAATCGGCAAGATGCATAATATGCAGTGGCTAAAAAGTAATTCTCAGTTATCAGGCCA CATAAAGGCACTTCCAGATGGAAGAGAAACAGTAAATAATACACTCAAAAGTAAAGTAAATGAAGGAACACAAGAAAAAACTGAAGTTGTCTCAACTAACACTCTTTCAAACAGTCCTGAATTAAATAAGAttgattctattttaaataaagatattaatgaAAACAATAATACTCTAAACAAAGATACGTCTCAATCACCTTTAGAAATTGTTGATTTTTCTCAAAAAGATATGGAGACTGTTTGGAACAAAGATGTTAATGTAACTAATACACTATTTCCAAATTCACAATCGTTGGTAATGCAAAGACTGGATGAACAGGAGGTGATCAATACGTCTTTGACAGAGGATATTGTTACAGTTCAATTAGAGCAATTTAGACTTAATGAAGAGGAAAATAATAAATCTGACAAATTACATAATGAAGCTGATAGCAAATG GGATAATAGTCAGCATAATATATCTAACTTACCAAAGTCAGACAGTGATGTGGATAATCAAGTAAACTCAAAGCAGTGTCAtgataacaacaataataatgaaaaatCTAAAAGTCAGTCACCATTGGACACAAAGACAAGTATACAAAAGACAACTCAAAAAATTAATACTAAAAGATTGAATGATCAAAAGATTAAAAAACAATCAG GCTCTTTGAAAGAATCTTGGACTCCTTCGAAACAGACTTCTAAATCTAAAGATGACTTACTAAATTTATGTAATGATAATATAACTTCAACTTCTATGGATTCAAAAAAGGTAGCTGTAGGGACAAATCCTAAGCTTAATGATAAATATAGCAAAGTCAatagttacaataaaaatttaatcgtGGGTAAAGGAGCACGAGTGAAGGAGCAACAGTtttttaaacaacatttttctaCATTTAATGATAGTGGTAATAAAAGCCGATCCATAGAGGGATTAGATGAGAAAAGTAAATCTGTTGCAACAAAATTAAAACTAAGTAAAAATGAATCAGacaaaaaaaataatgaaatagatGACATAAAAAAATGTCATAAGATTCATGTAACGCGTACTCAATCATATAATGTCCactataatagaaataaatctttaataaaGTCACAGCAACGATATTCAAAAAATGCAACTAAGCCAGAAGAAAATAGTTATATTAATGATTCATCTGGCTTTAATAACAGTATTAACGTGTCTAATTCAGCTGAGAACGTATCAAGAAAGAAGTGCGAAACTCAACAACCTTtagtaaataaacaaattagcAGTATACAGTCCAATCAGAATGTTTCTGGAAAAGGTACAAAGAATTCAAGTATTACAGAATGCAATATAAATGAAAGAAGTTTAATAAAGACAAATTCAGTATCGAACAAACGAAGTTACTCAAATTTAACTAATGCGAAGAACAACaatgaaagaaatattaaagatGATCAAGCATACAATCAGAAATTTAAGAAAGATTCTAATATTTATAGGCGATCTTCCGGTATATTTCAGACGTTTATCAAGGATGTAAATGGGAAAATGAAAACAGATGATCATAAAAGGAATATTACAGATAATAACTTGACAAAAGATTATAGAGTAAATCGTATTAATTCAGCAGATACAAAGATGCGTTCTCAATCTGAAGGCTCAAAGATAACTGTATACTCACATAAGACAAGTAACGGTGCTAGTAATATAAAGACTGATGCATTAGATTCACCTGCTATAAATAATGTACAGTctataaaatcattaaattgttTTCCAAGTAGTACCAAAGATTGCACAAGTATATATACGTCATGTCATACACCACAAGAATCACAGATTTCACAGGCTTCTTGTAATGAAACTGAAGTACAATTTGTGAAGACTGAACAAGAAGATActagtaataataatagcaataataaaaCAAGTACTAGTAATTCAGAGACGAAATCAGTTAAATTTTTAGATAACGTTCAGGAATTTAATATGGCACATCATTCTGTAACATCATATTCTGATAATTCTATGCATCAAAGCAAGCCTCCAGCAAATTCATTTTATTCTGATTTACAAAATACACCACATACAAATAATGCTCAACAAATTGAAAACCAccaaaatgtacaaaataggagttatttcgataataataatgctcaatataataatacaacCAGCAGCAGTCAAAATAACGAACGAGATTTACATCTTATGGATTTAGTACATCAAAAACCAGAACAAACATCGCATATGTCACCACAAAGCATATTGCCACAGAATAATTCTAATCCACCTATCGCTATGGGAAATGGGTTGCCCTATCAGAATATGCCTGCTGTCTATCTAAATCATTATAATAATGCACAAACTGTACCAAGAAAAACAGCTGACAGTACAATCATCCCTCAAAATATATTAATTCCAAGTACCTCTTCTTACAGTATAGAAAACCAAAACATGTTGCAAACCGACCCTTCTAATATTCTAATGCATAATACTCAAACGTCAGTTCTACCACCGTCAGGTTTTCATAATCATCCTATAACTACACAGCATAATCAGTGGAATTTGCCTCTTCCAGATATGTTTCTTTTTGGGAACGTGATAAATCCCGCCCATTCTTTGAACATCCCAATTCATAATTCCAGACACATGTGCAACGCGGATTTCAACAACATCCAACAAACGAGTTACTTGCAACATCCGTTATTTTACGTTCCCCCAATGTGTATGCAAAGCTGGAATCCAATGATGCAGTATCCAGCACGATTATTCCAAAATCCACCATACAGCAATTGCACCACATTTCCAAATCAAGCATTACCACCGAACAATTTGACGGATTCTATGAATTGTTCTGTATCGACGTCCGTGCAGAGCAACTTGTATAAACATTTCCAGCCGATACAACCTCTGGAAAATGCTCCGAGCTTTTCTGTCCCTGTAAAACTTGACAATTATATGCAAAGTTGTAAAACGAACAGTGTCAGAATGAAGGCTAATACTGTGGATGTTCACATGAGAGCTAGTCAATATCGAGCATCTGTGCCAAATGAGTATCAAAATTGTTCTCAAGATAGTCAGCTGATGGTACCGTTCTCATACGCAGTTACAATGGATCCTATTGCGAAGAATGGTCCGTCGAATATGCACATGCAGGTGAATCAGAAATACGAGCCACGCGCTTTTAATTCTACCAGTTATCAAAGAATTCCAGAGACCTGCTCTACGTACCACACTAATCAGGACTCTAACAACAGGAAGGATGACGTATCGAAAAATAATTCCGAATGTATACCACCTATGGTATCACCAAAAGAATGTATGTATTACGGAATTAATTATTCGCGGAAGACTGACACTATGCAAAATTCATCCATACAGTCGGATATAAAATCCGTAACTTACAACATGCACGCTGTCAACGCGCAGCATTACATCCCTCATTTTCAAAAGAATACGTCTTATCATGCATCTTCAAAAGAGCTTTCAACCAGGCTAAACGCGGGACGTAACATGCGCAAAACAATGGATCAGTAA
- the LOC117155489 gene encoding uncharacterized protein LOC117155489 isoform X3, whose product METVWNKDVNVTNTLFPNSQSLVMQRLDEQEVINTSLTEDIVTVQLEQFRLNEEENNKSDKLHNEADSKWDNSQHNISNLPKSDSDVDNQVNSKQCHDNNNNNEKSKSQSPLDTKTSIQKTTQKINTKRLNDQKIKKQSGSLKESWTPSKQTSKSKDDLLNLCNDNITSTSMDSKKVAVGTNPKLNDKYSKVNSYNKNLIVGKGARVKEQQFFKQHFSTFNDSGNKSRSIEGLDEKSKSVATKLKLSKNESDKKNNEIDDIKKCHKIHVTRTQSYNVHYNRNKSLIKSQQRYSKNATKPEENSYINDSSGFNNSINVSNSAENVSRKKCETQQPLVNKQISSIQSNQNVSGKGTKNSSITECNINERSLIKTNSVSNKRSYSNLTNAKNNNERNIKDDQAYNQKFKKDSNIYRRSSGIFQTFIKDVNGKMKTDDHKRNITDNNLTKDYRVNRINSADTKMRSQSEGSKITVYSHKTSNGASNIKTDALDSPAINNVQSIKSLNCFPSSTKDCTSIYTSCHTPQESQISQASCNETEVQFVKTEQEDTSNNNSNNKTSTSNSETKSVKFLDNVQEFNMAHHSVTSYSDNSMHQSKPPANSFYSDLQNTPHTNNAQQIENHQNVQNRSYFDNNNAQYNNTTSSSQNNERDLHLMDLVHQKPEQTSHMSPQSILPQNNSNPPIAMGNGLPYQNMPAVYLNHYNNAQTVPRKTADSTIIPQNILIPSTSSYSIENQNMLQTDPSNILMHNTQTSVLPPSGFHNHPITTQHNQWNLPLPDMFLFGNVINPAHSLNIPIHNSRHMCNADFNNIQQTSYLQHPLFYVPPMCMQSWNPMMQYPARLFQNPPYSNCTTFPNQALPPNNLTDSMNCSVSTSVQSNLYKHFQPIQPLENAPSFSVPVKLDNYMQSCKTNSVRMKANTVDVHMRASQYRASVPNEYQNCSQDSQLMVPFSYAVTMDPIAKNGPSNMHMQVNQKYEPRAFNSTSYQRIPETCSTYHTNQDSNNRKDDVSKNNSECIPPMVSPKECMYYGINYSRKTDTMQNSSIQSDIKSVTYNMHAVNAQHYIPHFQKNTSYHASSKELSTRLNAGRNMRKTMDQ is encoded by the exons ATGGAGACTGTTTGGAACAAAGATGTTAATGTAACTAATACACTATTTCCAAATTCACAATCGTTGGTAATGCAAAGACTGGATGAACAGGAGGTGATCAATACGTCTTTGACAGAGGATATTGTTACAGTTCAATTAGAGCAATTTAGACTTAATGAAGAGGAAAATAATAAATCTGACAAATTACATAATGAAGCTGATAGCAAATG GGATAATAGTCAGCATAATATATCTAACTTACCAAAGTCAGACAGTGATGTGGATAATCAAGTAAACTCAAAGCAGTGTCAtgataacaacaataataatgaaaaatCTAAAAGTCAGTCACCATTGGACACAAAGACAAGTATACAAAAGACAACTCAAAAAATTAATACTAAAAGATTGAATGATCAAAAGATTAAAAAACAATCAG GCTCTTTGAAAGAATCTTGGACTCCTTCGAAACAGACTTCTAAATCTAAAGATGACTTACTAAATTTATGTAATGATAATATAACTTCAACTTCTATGGATTCAAAAAAGGTAGCTGTAGGGACAAATCCTAAGCTTAATGATAAATATAGCAAAGTCAatagttacaataaaaatttaatcgtGGGTAAAGGAGCACGAGTGAAGGAGCAACAGTtttttaaacaacatttttctaCATTTAATGATAGTGGTAATAAAAGCCGATCCATAGAGGGATTAGATGAGAAAAGTAAATCTGTTGCAACAAAATTAAAACTAAGTAAAAATGAATCAGacaaaaaaaataatgaaatagatGACATAAAAAAATGTCATAAGATTCATGTAACGCGTACTCAATCATATAATGTCCactataatagaaataaatctttaataaaGTCACAGCAACGATATTCAAAAAATGCAACTAAGCCAGAAGAAAATAGTTATATTAATGATTCATCTGGCTTTAATAACAGTATTAACGTGTCTAATTCAGCTGAGAACGTATCAAGAAAGAAGTGCGAAACTCAACAACCTTtagtaaataaacaaattagcAGTATACAGTCCAATCAGAATGTTTCTGGAAAAGGTACAAAGAATTCAAGTATTACAGAATGCAATATAAATGAAAGAAGTTTAATAAAGACAAATTCAGTATCGAACAAACGAAGTTACTCAAATTTAACTAATGCGAAGAACAACaatgaaagaaatattaaagatGATCAAGCATACAATCAGAAATTTAAGAAAGATTCTAATATTTATAGGCGATCTTCCGGTATATTTCAGACGTTTATCAAGGATGTAAATGGGAAAATGAAAACAGATGATCATAAAAGGAATATTACAGATAATAACTTGACAAAAGATTATAGAGTAAATCGTATTAATTCAGCAGATACAAAGATGCGTTCTCAATCTGAAGGCTCAAAGATAACTGTATACTCACATAAGACAAGTAACGGTGCTAGTAATATAAAGACTGATGCATTAGATTCACCTGCTATAAATAATGTACAGTctataaaatcattaaattgttTTCCAAGTAGTACCAAAGATTGCACAAGTATATATACGTCATGTCATACACCACAAGAATCACAGATTTCACAGGCTTCTTGTAATGAAACTGAAGTACAATTTGTGAAGACTGAACAAGAAGATActagtaataataatagcaataataaaaCAAGTACTAGTAATTCAGAGACGAAATCAGTTAAATTTTTAGATAACGTTCAGGAATTTAATATGGCACATCATTCTGTAACATCATATTCTGATAATTCTATGCATCAAAGCAAGCCTCCAGCAAATTCATTTTATTCTGATTTACAAAATACACCACATACAAATAATGCTCAACAAATTGAAAACCAccaaaatgtacaaaataggagttatttcgataataataatgctcaatataataatacaacCAGCAGCAGTCAAAATAACGAACGAGATTTACATCTTATGGATTTAGTACATCAAAAACCAGAACAAACATCGCATATGTCACCACAAAGCATATTGCCACAGAATAATTCTAATCCACCTATCGCTATGGGAAATGGGTTGCCCTATCAGAATATGCCTGCTGTCTATCTAAATCATTATAATAATGCACAAACTGTACCAAGAAAAACAGCTGACAGTACAATCATCCCTCAAAATATATTAATTCCAAGTACCTCTTCTTACAGTATAGAAAACCAAAACATGTTGCAAACCGACCCTTCTAATATTCTAATGCATAATACTCAAACGTCAGTTCTACCACCGTCAGGTTTTCATAATCATCCTATAACTACACAGCATAATCAGTGGAATTTGCCTCTTCCAGATATGTTTCTTTTTGGGAACGTGATAAATCCCGCCCATTCTTTGAACATCCCAATTCATAATTCCAGACACATGTGCAACGCGGATTTCAACAACATCCAACAAACGAGTTACTTGCAACATCCGTTATTTTACGTTCCCCCAATGTGTATGCAAAGCTGGAATCCAATGATGCAGTATCCAGCACGATTATTCCAAAATCCACCATACAGCAATTGCACCACATTTCCAAATCAAGCATTACCACCGAACAATTTGACGGATTCTATGAATTGTTCTGTATCGACGTCCGTGCAGAGCAACTTGTATAAACATTTCCAGCCGATACAACCTCTGGAAAATGCTCCGAGCTTTTCTGTCCCTGTAAAACTTGACAATTATATGCAAAGTTGTAAAACGAACAGTGTCAGAATGAAGGCTAATACTGTGGATGTTCACATGAGAGCTAGTCAATATCGAGCATCTGTGCCAAATGAGTATCAAAATTGTTCTCAAGATAGTCAGCTGATGGTACCGTTCTCATACGCAGTTACAATGGATCCTATTGCGAAGAATGGTCCGTCGAATATGCACATGCAGGTGAATCAGAAATACGAGCCACGCGCTTTTAATTCTACCAGTTATCAAAGAATTCCAGAGACCTGCTCTACGTACCACACTAATCAGGACTCTAACAACAGGAAGGATGACGTATCGAAAAATAATTCCGAATGTATACCACCTATGGTATCACCAAAAGAATGTATGTATTACGGAATTAATTATTCGCGGAAGACTGACACTATGCAAAATTCATCCATACAGTCGGATATAAAATCCGTAACTTACAACATGCACGCTGTCAACGCGCAGCATTACATCCCTCATTTTCAAAAGAATACGTCTTATCATGCATCTTCAAAAGAGCTTTCAACCAGGCTAAACGCGGGACGTAACATGCGCAAAACAATGGATCAGTAA
- the LOC117155489 gene encoding uncharacterized protein LOC117155489 isoform X1 — protein MREGIAHWRFIRGRMDSTDTDLEKKFHTEQMALIGKMHNMQWLKSNSQLSGHIKALPDGRETVNNTLKSKVNEGTQEKTEVVSTNTLSNSPELNKIDSILNKDINENNNTLNKDTSQSPLEIVDFSQKDMETVWNKDVNVTNTLFPNSQSLVMQRLDEQEVINTSLTEDIVTVQLEQFRLNEEENNKSDKLHNEADSKWDNSQHNISNLPKSDSDVDNQVNSKQCHDNNNNNEKSKSQSPLDTKTSIQKTTQKINTKRLNDQKIKKQSGSLKESWTPSKQTSKSKDDLLNLCNDNITSTSMDSKKVAVGTNPKLNDKYSKVNSYNKNLIVGKGARVKEQQFFKQHFSTFNDSGNKSRSIEGLDEKSKSVATKLKLSKNESDKKNNEIDDIKKCHKIHVTRTQSYNVHYNRNKSLIKSQQRYSKNATKPEENSYINDSSGFNNSINVSNSAENVSRKKCETQQPLVNKQISSIQSNQNVSGKGTKNSSITECNINERSLIKTNSVSNKRSYSNLTNAKNNNERNIKDDQAYNQKFKKDSNIYRRSSGIFQTFIKDVNGKMKTDDHKRNITDNNLTKDYRVNRINSADTKMRSQSEGSKITVYSHKTSNGASNIKTDALDSPAINNVQSIKSLNCFPSSTKDCTSIYTSCHTPQESQISQASCNETEVQFVKTEQEDTSNNNSNNKTSTSNSETKSVKFLDNVQEFNMAHHSVTSYSDNSMHQSKPPANSFYSDLQNTPHTNNAQQIENHQNVQNRSYFDNNNAQYNNTTSSSQNNERDLHLMDLVHQKPEQTSHMSPQSILPQNNSNPPIAMGNGLPYQNMPAVYLNHYNNAQTVPRKTADSTIIPQNILIPSTSSYSIENQNMLQTDPSNILMHNTQTSVLPPSGFHNHPITTQHNQWNLPLPDMFLFGNVINPAHSLNIPIHNSRHMCNADFNNIQQTSYLQHPLFYVPPMCMQSWNPMMQYPARLFQNPPYSNCTTFPNQALPPNNLTDSMNCSVSTSVQSNLYKHFQPIQPLENAPSFSVPVKLDNYMQSCKTNSVRMKANTVDVHMRASQYRASVPNEYQNCSQDSQLMVPFSYAVTMDPIAKNGPSNMHMQVNQKYEPRAFNSTSYQRIPETCSTYHTNQDSNNRKDDVSKNNSECIPPMVSPKECMYYGINYSRKTDTMQNSSIQSDIKSVTYNMHAVNAQHYIPHFQKNTSYHASSKELSTRLNAGRNMRKTMDQ, from the exons ATGCGGGAAGGTATCGcccattggcgattcattagaG GTAGAATGGATTCCACTGATACAGATTtagaaaagaaatttcataCAGAGCAGATGGCCTTAATCGGCAAGATGCATAATATGCAGTGGCTAAAAAGTAATTCTCAGTTATCAGGCCA CATAAAGGCACTTCCAGATGGAAGAGAAACAGTAAATAATACACTCAAAAGTAAAGTAAATGAAGGAACACAAGAAAAAACTGAAGTTGTCTCAACTAACACTCTTTCAAACAGTCCTGAATTAAATAAGAttgattctattttaaataaagatattaatgaAAACAATAATACTCTAAACAAAGATACGTCTCAATCACCTTTAGAAATTGTTGATTTTTCTCAAAAAGATATGGAGACTGTTTGGAACAAAGATGTTAATGTAACTAATACACTATTTCCAAATTCACAATCGTTGGTAATGCAAAGACTGGATGAACAGGAGGTGATCAATACGTCTTTGACAGAGGATATTGTTACAGTTCAATTAGAGCAATTTAGACTTAATGAAGAGGAAAATAATAAATCTGACAAATTACATAATGAAGCTGATAGCAAATG GGATAATAGTCAGCATAATATATCTAACTTACCAAAGTCAGACAGTGATGTGGATAATCAAGTAAACTCAAAGCAGTGTCAtgataacaacaataataatgaaaaatCTAAAAGTCAGTCACCATTGGACACAAAGACAAGTATACAAAAGACAACTCAAAAAATTAATACTAAAAGATTGAATGATCAAAAGATTAAAAAACAATCAG GCTCTTTGAAAGAATCTTGGACTCCTTCGAAACAGACTTCTAAATCTAAAGATGACTTACTAAATTTATGTAATGATAATATAACTTCAACTTCTATGGATTCAAAAAAGGTAGCTGTAGGGACAAATCCTAAGCTTAATGATAAATATAGCAAAGTCAatagttacaataaaaatttaatcgtGGGTAAAGGAGCACGAGTGAAGGAGCAACAGTtttttaaacaacatttttctaCATTTAATGATAGTGGTAATAAAAGCCGATCCATAGAGGGATTAGATGAGAAAAGTAAATCTGTTGCAACAAAATTAAAACTAAGTAAAAATGAATCAGacaaaaaaaataatgaaatagatGACATAAAAAAATGTCATAAGATTCATGTAACGCGTACTCAATCATATAATGTCCactataatagaaataaatctttaataaaGTCACAGCAACGATATTCAAAAAATGCAACTAAGCCAGAAGAAAATAGTTATATTAATGATTCATCTGGCTTTAATAACAGTATTAACGTGTCTAATTCAGCTGAGAACGTATCAAGAAAGAAGTGCGAAACTCAACAACCTTtagtaaataaacaaattagcAGTATACAGTCCAATCAGAATGTTTCTGGAAAAGGTACAAAGAATTCAAGTATTACAGAATGCAATATAAATGAAAGAAGTTTAATAAAGACAAATTCAGTATCGAACAAACGAAGTTACTCAAATTTAACTAATGCGAAGAACAACaatgaaagaaatattaaagatGATCAAGCATACAATCAGAAATTTAAGAAAGATTCTAATATTTATAGGCGATCTTCCGGTATATTTCAGACGTTTATCAAGGATGTAAATGGGAAAATGAAAACAGATGATCATAAAAGGAATATTACAGATAATAACTTGACAAAAGATTATAGAGTAAATCGTATTAATTCAGCAGATACAAAGATGCGTTCTCAATCTGAAGGCTCAAAGATAACTGTATACTCACATAAGACAAGTAACGGTGCTAGTAATATAAAGACTGATGCATTAGATTCACCTGCTATAAATAATGTACAGTctataaaatcattaaattgttTTCCAAGTAGTACCAAAGATTGCACAAGTATATATACGTCATGTCATACACCACAAGAATCACAGATTTCACAGGCTTCTTGTAATGAAACTGAAGTACAATTTGTGAAGACTGAACAAGAAGATActagtaataataatagcaataataaaaCAAGTACTAGTAATTCAGAGACGAAATCAGTTAAATTTTTAGATAACGTTCAGGAATTTAATATGGCACATCATTCTGTAACATCATATTCTGATAATTCTATGCATCAAAGCAAGCCTCCAGCAAATTCATTTTATTCTGATTTACAAAATACACCACATACAAATAATGCTCAACAAATTGAAAACCAccaaaatgtacaaaataggagttatttcgataataataatgctcaatataataatacaacCAGCAGCAGTCAAAATAACGAACGAGATTTACATCTTATGGATTTAGTACATCAAAAACCAGAACAAACATCGCATATGTCACCACAAAGCATATTGCCACAGAATAATTCTAATCCACCTATCGCTATGGGAAATGGGTTGCCCTATCAGAATATGCCTGCTGTCTATCTAAATCATTATAATAATGCACAAACTGTACCAAGAAAAACAGCTGACAGTACAATCATCCCTCAAAATATATTAATTCCAAGTACCTCTTCTTACAGTATAGAAAACCAAAACATGTTGCAAACCGACCCTTCTAATATTCTAATGCATAATACTCAAACGTCAGTTCTACCACCGTCAGGTTTTCATAATCATCCTATAACTACACAGCATAATCAGTGGAATTTGCCTCTTCCAGATATGTTTCTTTTTGGGAACGTGATAAATCCCGCCCATTCTTTGAACATCCCAATTCATAATTCCAGACACATGTGCAACGCGGATTTCAACAACATCCAACAAACGAGTTACTTGCAACATCCGTTATTTTACGTTCCCCCAATGTGTATGCAAAGCTGGAATCCAATGATGCAGTATCCAGCACGATTATTCCAAAATCCACCATACAGCAATTGCACCACATTTCCAAATCAAGCATTACCACCGAACAATTTGACGGATTCTATGAATTGTTCTGTATCGACGTCCGTGCAGAGCAACTTGTATAAACATTTCCAGCCGATACAACCTCTGGAAAATGCTCCGAGCTTTTCTGTCCCTGTAAAACTTGACAATTATATGCAAAGTTGTAAAACGAACAGTGTCAGAATGAAGGCTAATACTGTGGATGTTCACATGAGAGCTAGTCAATATCGAGCATCTGTGCCAAATGAGTATCAAAATTGTTCTCAAGATAGTCAGCTGATGGTACCGTTCTCATACGCAGTTACAATGGATCCTATTGCGAAGAATGGTCCGTCGAATATGCACATGCAGGTGAATCAGAAATACGAGCCACGCGCTTTTAATTCTACCAGTTATCAAAGAATTCCAGAGACCTGCTCTACGTACCACACTAATCAGGACTCTAACAACAGGAAGGATGACGTATCGAAAAATAATTCCGAATGTATACCACCTATGGTATCACCAAAAGAATGTATGTATTACGGAATTAATTATTCGCGGAAGACTGACACTATGCAAAATTCATCCATACAGTCGGATATAAAATCCGTAACTTACAACATGCACGCTGTCAACGCGCAGCATTACATCCCTCATTTTCAAAAGAATACGTCTTATCATGCATCTTCAAAAGAGCTTTCAACCAGGCTAAACGCGGGACGTAACATGCGCAAAACAATGGATCAGTAA